A region of Lentimicrobium sp. L6 DNA encodes the following proteins:
- a CDS encoding lysylphosphatidylglycerol synthase transmembrane domain-containing protein, translating to MIPIVLGLGMVAWLMYNEINPETFSFFQWTAAAGFWLFISFLMMAIRDIAYMWRIRILTHQKITWRNTFDVIMLWEFSSAVSPSVVGGTGPAIYFLYKEGLNLGKSTAVVLTAIFLDELFFIIMVPLMILFFGNMAFPQEGLSFLGNLVIYFWIGYGIIFIYTLLLLYALFINPHTIKKLLSWVFLLPFLKRWRLKVRKLSNQLVITSEEFKGKSFSFWLKSFTATFISWTARYWVVNFLFMAFFFSHLGLVDHFLIYARQLTMWIILLISPTPGGSGIAEFVFKDFLGDIIPNLEWAVPLALLWRVISYYPYLLIGAIVLPRWLRKVFFKK from the coding sequence ATGATTCCCATCGTTCTGGGATTGGGTATGGTGGCTTGGCTGATGTATAATGAAATCAATCCCGAAACCTTTAGCTTTTTTCAATGGACAGCAGCGGCTGGTTTTTGGCTATTCATTAGCTTTTTGATGATGGCCATACGTGATATTGCCTATATGTGGCGTATTCGCATACTCACTCATCAAAAAATCACCTGGAGAAATACCTTTGATGTGATTATGCTTTGGGAATTTAGCTCTGCCGTAAGCCCAAGCGTGGTAGGTGGAACAGGACCAGCCATTTACTTTCTCTATAAAGAAGGCTTGAATTTGGGAAAAAGCACGGCGGTAGTTTTAACGGCTATTTTCCTCGACGAGCTCTTTTTCATCATTATGGTGCCCCTGATGATTTTATTCTTTGGAAATATGGCTTTCCCACAGGAAGGCTTGTCGTTTCTGGGGAATTTAGTGATCTACTTTTGGATAGGATATGGGATTATTTTTATTTATACCCTCCTCCTTCTTTATGCTTTATTTATTAATCCTCATACCATAAAAAAACTGCTTTCCTGGGTTTTTCTATTGCCATTTTTAAAACGATGGAGATTAAAAGTTCGTAAACTTTCCAATCAATTAGTGATTACTTCTGAAGAATTTAAAGGCAAAAGTTTTAGCTTTTGGTTGAAGAGTTTTACCGCTACTTTTATTAGTTGGACAGCCAGATATTGGGTGGTGAATTTCCTTTTTATGGCTTTCTTTTTTAGCCATTTGGGGCTCGTTGACCATTTTCTCATCTATGCCCGTCAACTCACCATGTGGATTATTCTATTGATTAGCCCAACTCCTGGAGGCAGTGGTATTGCAGAATTTGTCTTCAAGGATTTCTTAGGCGATATCATCCCCAATTTAGAATGGGCCGTTCCTTTGGCTTTGCTTTGGAGGGTGATCAGTTATTATCCTTATTTATTAATTGGGGCTATTGTGTTGCCTCGCTGGCTCAGAAAAGTATTCTTTAAGAAGTGA